Proteins co-encoded in one Streptomyces sp. NBC_01283 genomic window:
- a CDS encoding YqjF family protein, translating into MVLSPAVPEPITADPPASAENPLLTQSWLDLAFVHWAVDPADVAPLLPAGTVPDLHDGATYVGLVAFRMHRVGWFRLPGIPYLGTFPETNVRLYSVDAHGRRGVVFRSLDASRLIPVAVARGAFRLPYQWSRMSIRHSGDTVTYTSARRWPGPRGAHSRIAVRVGERVEEPTDFEHFLTARWGMHNTFFGRQMFLPNAHPRWPLHRADLIECDEDLVAAAGLPRPVGDPVSVLYSPGVPVRFGRPARPGGIPTP; encoded by the coding sequence GTGGTCCTCTCCCCCGCCGTGCCGGAACCGATAACCGCCGATCCGCCCGCCTCCGCCGAGAATCCGCTGCTCACGCAGTCGTGGCTGGACCTTGCCTTCGTGCACTGGGCCGTGGATCCCGCGGATGTCGCGCCGCTCCTTCCGGCCGGGACGGTTCCCGATCTCCACGACGGGGCGACCTATGTGGGTCTGGTCGCGTTCCGCATGCACCGGGTCGGCTGGTTCCGGCTGCCGGGCATCCCCTATCTGGGTACGTTTCCCGAGACCAACGTCCGCCTCTACTCGGTGGACGCCCATGGCCGCCGCGGCGTCGTCTTCCGCTCCCTCGACGCCTCGCGCCTGATCCCGGTGGCGGTCGCGCGCGGTGCCTTCCGGCTGCCGTACCAGTGGTCGCGGATGAGCATCCGGCACAGCGGCGACACCGTCACGTACACGAGTGCCAGGCGCTGGCCGGGGCCGCGGGGCGCGCACAGCCGTATCGCCGTCCGGGTGGGCGAGCGGGTCGAGGAGCCCACCGACTTCGAGCACTTCCTGACGGCCCGGTGGGGCATGCACAACACGTTCTTCGGGCGGCAGATGTTCCTGCCGAACGCGCATCCGCGCTGGCCGTTGCACCGGGCCGATCTGATCGAGTGCGACGAGGACCTGGTCGCCGCGGCGGGGTTGCCGCGGCCGGTCGGGGACCCGGTGAGCGTGCTGTATTCGCCGGGTGTGCCGGTACGTTTCGGGCGGCCTGCCCGGCCCGGCGGTATCCCGACCCCCTGA
- a CDS encoding IclR family transcriptional regulator produces the protein MQSVLNALRVLEEVAARQPIGVGELARGLELPKSSAQRALRTLHEAGWIRPASGEVTRWVVTTKALQVGRRATGELSLRDVALPLMEELRRRIDETVHLTVPDGDRVVLIERLETSKPVRIILALGTQLPIHASANGKAVLAASSREVIDRQLDAGLEEFTGSTITDKERLLTELARIRERGYATNGGEWRDDVSAVASAVWDESGAPVASISVNMPTSRMTQEASAAYGALVSETARQVSAALGHPRQIGADGPGAGI, from the coding sequence ATGCAGAGCGTTCTCAACGCACTTCGGGTGCTGGAAGAGGTCGCCGCGCGGCAGCCGATCGGCGTCGGCGAGCTGGCCCGTGGCCTGGAGCTGCCCAAGAGCTCGGCCCAGCGCGCCCTGCGCACGCTGCACGAGGCGGGATGGATCCGCCCGGCCTCCGGCGAGGTCACCCGCTGGGTCGTGACCACCAAGGCGTTGCAGGTCGGACGCCGCGCCACGGGGGAGTTGAGCCTGCGTGACGTCGCCCTGCCGCTCATGGAGGAGCTGCGGCGGCGCATCGACGAGACGGTGCATCTGACCGTGCCGGACGGCGACAGGGTCGTGCTGATCGAGCGCCTGGAGACCTCCAAGCCGGTGCGGATCATCCTGGCCCTCGGCACCCAGCTGCCCATCCACGCCTCCGCGAACGGCAAGGCGGTCCTCGCGGCGAGCTCCCGGGAAGTGATCGACCGTCAACTGGACGCCGGACTCGAAGAGTTCACCGGCTCGACGATCACGGACAAGGAGCGGCTGCTCACCGAGCTCGCCCGGATCAGGGAGCGCGGGTATGCCACCAACGGTGGGGAGTGGCGCGATGACGTGTCCGCGGTCGCGTCCGCCGTGTGGGACGAGTCGGGGGCGCCGGTCGCCAGCATCAGTGTCAACATGCCGACGAGCCGGATGACCCAGGAGGCCAGTGCGGCGTACGGCGCCCTGGTGAGCGAGACGGCGCGGCAGGTCAGCGCGGCGCTGGGGCATCCCCGGCAGATTGGAGCGGACGGTCCCGGAGCGGGGATCTAG
- a CDS encoding SLC13 family permease, whose protein sequence is MSDQVISIIALVLVFAIATFSAVHLGALALVAAFIVGATVADESTDDLFSGFPGDLFVVLVGVTLLFAIAKNNGTVDWLVNAAVKAVRGRIALIPWVMFLVTAVLTAVGAVTPAAVGIVAPIGLGFAAAYGINPVLMGLLIANGASAGGFSPIGVFGSITNNVVERNHLPGNPALLFTASFLFNVALCVIVFFAFGGRQLLGQRAEAYKGGGDGNAGGERYDDAAPPGGQLVKAGEVGEAGEAGKTGAMGTAPRRALAVTATAAPAKPDEPLRLDGPRALTLIGLLSLVAGALFFDLDVGLMALTITVVLSLVSPKSVTGAVDRCAWSTVLLVCGIVTYVSQMERMGTIDYLGKQVASIQAPLVGALLICLIGALVSAFASTTGMLGALIPLAVPFLLAGDVGAVGLITALAISASVVDASPFSTSGALVTANTPAEQRDFVFRRLMAWGLGISVVGPLVTWGLFVVPSSL, encoded by the coding sequence GTGTCAGATCAAGTCATCTCCATCATCGCCTTGGTCCTCGTCTTCGCCATCGCCACCTTCTCCGCCGTGCACCTGGGTGCTCTCGCCCTCGTGGCCGCGTTCATCGTCGGCGCCACCGTGGCGGACGAGTCGACCGACGACCTCTTCTCCGGCTTCCCCGGCGACCTCTTCGTCGTGCTGGTCGGCGTCACTCTTCTGTTCGCCATAGCGAAGAACAACGGCACCGTCGACTGGCTCGTCAACGCGGCCGTGAAGGCGGTGCGCGGCCGGATCGCCCTCATCCCCTGGGTCATGTTCCTGGTCACCGCCGTCCTCACCGCGGTCGGTGCGGTCACCCCGGCGGCGGTCGGCATCGTGGCCCCCATCGGCCTCGGCTTCGCCGCCGCCTATGGCATCAACCCCGTGCTCATGGGCCTGCTCATCGCCAACGGAGCAAGTGCGGGCGGCTTCTCGCCGATCGGCGTGTTCGGCAGCATCACCAACAACGTGGTCGAGCGGAACCACCTGCCGGGCAATCCCGCCCTCCTGTTCACCGCCTCGTTCCTGTTCAACGTGGCGCTGTGCGTCATCGTCTTCTTCGCCTTCGGCGGACGGCAATTGCTCGGGCAACGGGCCGAGGCGTACAAAGGCGGCGGCGACGGAAACGCCGGCGGCGAGCGTTACGACGACGCGGCGCCGCCCGGCGGCCAGCTGGTGAAGGCGGGCGAGGTGGGCGAGGCGGGCGAGGCGGGCAAGACGGGCGCGATGGGCACAGCACCCCGCCGCGCCCTCGCCGTCACCGCGACCGCCGCACCCGCGAAACCGGACGAGCCCCTCAGGCTCGACGGTCCGCGCGCACTCACCCTCATCGGACTGCTCAGCCTCGTCGCCGGAGCGCTCTTCTTCGACCTCGACGTCGGCCTGATGGCACTCACCATCACCGTCGTCCTGTCCCTGGTCTCACCGAAGTCGGTCACCGGAGCCGTGGACCGGTGCGCGTGGTCCACCGTCCTGCTGGTCTGCGGCATCGTCACGTACGTGAGCCAGATGGAACGCATGGGCACCATCGACTACCTCGGCAAACAGGTCGCCTCCATCCAGGCGCCCCTCGTCGGCGCCCTCCTGATCTGCCTCATCGGCGCCCTGGTCTCCGCCTTCGCCTCGACCACCGGAATGCTCGGCGCACTGATTCCGCTGGCCGTACCCTTCCTGCTCGCGGGCGATGTGGGGGCGGTCGGGCTCATCACGGCACTGGCCATCTCCGCGTCCGTGGTGGACGCCTCGCCGTTCTCCACCAGCGGAGCACTCGTGACCGCCAACACCCCAGCAGAACAGCGGGACTTCGTCTTCCGCCGGCTGATGGCCTGGGGGCTCGGCATCAGCGTGGTCGGCCCCCTCGTCACCTGGGGCCTGTTCGTCGTGCCCAGCTCACTGTGA
- a CDS encoding alanine--glyoxylate aminotransferase family protein, producing MTSQAGRHFLQIPGPTNVPDQVLRAISAPTIDHRGPEFAALTTELLAALKPVFGTSGPVVVFPGSGTGAWEAALVNTLSTGDRVLHVETGHFATLWQQMAAGLGLYVDLLPGDWRHGASPEDIAERLAADSARTIKAVCVVHNETSTGVTSRVPEIRRAMDATGHPALLLVDTISSLGSIDYRHDEWGVDVTVAGSQKGLMLPPGLGFNAVSEKALAASRTARLRRSYWDWQPIIEANRRGFFPYTPATNLLYGLAEALRMLQAEGLPAVFARHDRHAAATRTAVRGWGLEVLCADDREYSSSLTAVLMPEDQDADKVREIILERFDMSLGAGLGKLAGRIFRIGHLGHLNDLTLAGTLAGVQMGLQLAGVRIDPGGLTAALDILRAE from the coding sequence GTGACCTCTCAAGCCGGGCGGCACTTCCTGCAGATACCGGGCCCCACCAATGTCCCCGACCAGGTGCTCCGCGCCATCTCGGCGCCGACCATCGACCATCGCGGCCCCGAATTCGCCGCGCTCACCACGGAGTTGCTCGCCGCGCTGAAGCCGGTCTTCGGCACATCGGGACCGGTCGTCGTCTTCCCGGGCTCGGGCACCGGCGCCTGGGAAGCGGCCCTGGTCAACACGCTCAGCACCGGGGACCGGGTGCTGCACGTGGAGACCGGCCACTTCGCCACGCTCTGGCAGCAGATGGCGGCCGGTCTCGGTCTCTACGTCGACTTGCTGCCCGGCGACTGGCGCCACGGCGCGTCCCCCGAGGACATCGCCGAACGCCTCGCGGCCGACAGCGCTCGCACGATCAAGGCCGTCTGCGTCGTGCACAACGAGACGTCGACCGGCGTGACCAGCAGGGTGCCCGAGATCAGGCGGGCGATGGATGCGACGGGACACCCGGCGCTACTGCTCGTCGACACGATCTCCTCGCTGGGTTCGATCGACTACCGGCACGACGAGTGGGGCGTCGACGTCACCGTCGCCGGCTCCCAGAAAGGGCTGATGCTGCCGCCGGGGCTCGGCTTCAACGCCGTGAGCGAGAAGGCCCTGGCCGCCTCCCGCACCGCGCGGCTGCGCAGGTCCTACTGGGACTGGCAGCCGATCATCGAGGCGAACCGGCGCGGATTCTTCCCGTACACCCCGGCCACCAACCTCCTCTACGGTCTCGCCGAAGCGCTGCGGATGCTCCAGGCGGAGGGCCTGCCCGCGGTCTTCGCCCGGCACGACCGGCATGCGGCGGCCACCCGAACGGCCGTCCGCGGCTGGGGACTCGAGGTGCTCTGCGCCGACGACCGCGAGTACTCGTCGTCGCTGACCGCGGTGCTCATGCCCGAGGATCAGGACGCCGACAAGGTGCGCGAGATCATCCTTGAGCGGTTCGACATGTCCCTGGGTGCGGGCCTCGGCAAGCTCGCCGGGCGGATCTTCCGCATCGGCCACCTCGGCCACCTCAACGACCTGACCCTGGCGGGCACGCTCGCCGGGGTGCAGATGGGCCTCCAACTGGCGGGCGTGCGCATCGACCCCGGCGGGCTCACCGCCGCCCTGGACATCCTGCGCGCCGAGTGA